A single genomic interval of Takifugu flavidus isolate HTHZ2018 chromosome 19, ASM371156v2, whole genome shotgun sequence harbors:
- the gpr63 gene encoding probable G-protein coupled receptor 63 — protein sequence MANISMANVSPGSRLPPEAATPTADAPAESASGVGLPLQVFFCFVMVVILLVALLGNVVVCLMVYQRSAMRSAINILLASLAFADMMLAVLNMPFALVTVMTTKWIFGDAFCRVSAMLFWFFVMEGVAILLIISIDRFLIIVQKQDKLSPQRAKVLIVVTWGLTFVFSFPLAVGSPPLQIPPRAPQCVFGYSLEPGYHAYVLILMLLFFFIPFMVMLYTFMGILNTIRHNAIRIHSHSDSICLSQASKLGLLSLQRPFQMNIDMSFKTRAFTTILILFSVFTVCWAPFTAYSLVATFSDSFYHKDSFFQISTWLLWLCYLKSALNPLIYYWRIKKFRDACLDLMPKYFKFLPQLPGNTKRRIQPSAVYVCGETRATV from the coding sequence ATGGCTAACATCTCCATGGCAAACGTTTCTCCGGGCTCCCGGTTGCCCCCAGAGGCAGCCACTCCGACAGCCGACGCCCCAGCAGAGAGCGCGTCAGGCGTCGGCTTACCTCTGCAGGTCTTCTTCTGCTTTGTCATGGTGGTCATCCTGCTAGTGGCCCTGCTGGGAAACGTGGTGGTGTGCTTGATGGTGTACCAGAGGTCTGCCATGCGCTCAGCCATCAACATCCTCTTGGCGAGCCTGGCTTTTGCGGACATGATGCTGGCCGTCCTCAACATGCCCTTTGCTCTTGTTACTGTCATGACCACCAAATGGATTTTCGGAGATGCTTTCTGCCGTGTTTCAGCCATGCTCTTTTGGTTCTTTGTCATGGAAGGAGTCGCTATACTGCTTATAATAAGCATAGACCGCTTCCTTATTATTGTCCAGAAGCAAGACAAACTGAGCCCACAGAGAGCTAAAGTGCTCATTGTGGTTACCTGGGGACtcacctttgttttttccttccctctggcTGTTGGTTCCCCTCCATTACAGATCCCTCCCAGGGCccctcagtgtgtgtttggctACAGTCTTGAGCCTGGATACCACGCCTATGTGTTGATACTGATGCTACTCTTCTTCTTCATACCCTTCATGGTGATGCTGTACACGTTCATGGGGATCCTTAACACAATCCGCCACAACGCCATCCGCATCCACAGCCACTCGGACAGCATCTGTCTGAGCCAGGCCAGCAAACTTGGCCTGCTCAGCCTTCAGAGGCCCTTCCAGATGAATATCGATATGAGCTTCAAGACCCGTGCCTTCACTACGATCCTCATCCTCTTCTCGGTGTTCACAGTGTGCTGGGCGCCCTTCACCGCTTACAGTTTGGTAGCAACATTTAGCGACAGCTTCTACCACAAGGACAGCTTCTTTCAGATCAGCACCTGGCTCCTGTGGCTGTGCTACCTCAAGTCTGCTCTTAACCCCCTCATTTACTACTGGAGGATCAAGAAGTTTCGTGATGCCTGCCTCGATCTGATGCCCAAGTACTTCAAGTTtcttcctcagctgcctggCAACACTAAGAGACGCATACAGCCAAGCgccgtgtatgtgtgtggagAGACCCGTGCGACGGTTTAA
- the ndufaf4 gene encoding NADH dehydrogenase [ubiquinone] 1 alpha subcomplex assembly factor 4 — translation MGARIARVFRNFNLENRVHREISREKPISAPQHPVNTATSAELPNAEAMSGKNEPLLKLLQSVYVESTDPAAAAHISPNSQNIHHQTATPTEMVQGEQSQRRPLKFHLPGSIYGLEDLKDVPKGKLTIGEALKALSSHQREPKIGTAEKIAQDYCLDLKDTKALLEFFIPFQVHIIPPKSEKPRQIKSS, via the exons ATGGGAGCCCGCATTGCGCGTGTTTTCAGAAATTTTAACCTGGAAAACCGGGTCCACCGAGAAATCTCCAGAGAGAAGCCGATATCAGCGCCCCAACACCCGGTCAACACGGCGACCTCTGCCGAGTTGCCAAACG CGGAAGCCATGAGTGGGAAGAACGAGCCGCTCTTGAAGCTCCTCCAGTCGGTGTATGTGGAGTCTACGGATCCCGCAGCTGCTGCGCATATCAGCCCGAACAGCCAGAACATCCACCATCAAACCGCA ACCCCAACAGAAATGGTGCAGGGGGAACAATCCCAGCGACGTCCTCTCAAGTTCCATTTGCCCGGGAGCATTTACGGGCTCGAAGATCTCAAGGATGTTCCAAAAGGCAAACTAACCATTGGTGAGGCCCTGAAGGCTCTGAGCTCCCACCAACGTGAACCAAAGATTGGGACGGCAGAAAAGATTGCTCAGGATTATTGTCTGGACCTGAAAGACACTAAAGCTCTCCTGGAGTTCTTCATCCCTTTCCAGGTTCACATCATACCACCAAAGAGTGAGAAGCCTAGGCAGATCAAGTCTTCCTGA